One part of the Anopheles merus strain MAF chromosome 3L, AmerM5.1, whole genome shotgun sequence genome encodes these proteins:
- the LOC121599623 gene encoding uncharacterized protein LOC121599623 isoform X1 — MEPSDAGSPFDRLSPELIFFIFDHLNLESLKAVSLTCHRLEEMFADYSARRFVLSTRKKTNRKEDLPPLRHVLETMEEAVILLQRTKRAYRRFHLDVRCHPKPDSLDDVQAAHEKLLATRLIQQLVVLKLDLGYELHKIAVKLSGVVTKMESLQELYIGHEATDNPYPFSQLTLVNRSLQKLLLRNVWPGRIDCPKMGSLNVSVLEIDLGSIIGKQYVQHGGQEPYWKLKQLSELVIQTLSKHRSLSLLVRTNSTYGSQFYRQLTQLTILQVHPLLVTDETLQAIGETCVQLERLSLSYLRMINPASFHHLSNLTNLRHLAIKDSNKMLSFADFRMPLLERLELGDATQIDWPSLAQLASIECLLIRCDSSQLNGLCDLLAERMRRLHTLWLKCYSYSDRPRYRELAAALPKLPALETLVLETSLYSNCFIFLKTIEPMLRLTRLIICSFPSRRHDIGQQVTKLLPNVPNIEIRDLHDVYEIRKSLKFVTMDWS; from the exons ATGGAACCCTCCGATGCCGGATCCCCTTTCGACAGGCTGTCCCCAGAG CTCATCTTCTTCATTTTTGACCATCTGAATCTCGAATCATTGAAGGCAGTTTCACTAACATGCCACCGTTTGGAGGAAATGTTTGCCGACTACAGTGCACGTCGGTTTGTGCTGAGCACTCGCAAGAAAACCAACCGAAAAGAAGATCTGCCGCCGCTGAGACACGTTTTAGAAACGATGGAAGAGGCAGTCATACTGCTGCAGCGTACAAAACGTGCCTACCGCCGCTTTCATCTCGACGTGAGGTGTCATCCTAAGCCAGACAGCCTCGATGATGTGCAAGCTGCCCACGAGAAGCTACTCGCGACGCGCTTGATACAGCAATTGGTTGTGCTTAAGCTGGATCTCGGGTATGAATTGCACAAAATTGCCGTAAAGCTTTCGGGTGTGGTGACTAAGATGGAAAGTTTGCAAGAGTTGTACATCGGACATGAAGCTACGGATAATCCGTACCCGTTTAGTCAGCTAACCCTTGTCAACCGTTCACTGCAAAAGCTGTTGCTGAGAAACGTTTGGCCCGGCAGGATCGATTGCCCCAAAATGGGGAGCCTGAACGTTTCGGTGTTAGAAATAGATCTGGGGTCCATCATTGGTAAGCAGTATGTACAGCACGGTGGCCAGGAACCGTACTGGAAGCTGAAGCAGCTGTCAGAGCTGGTAATTCAGACACTATCGAAGCATCGTTCACTATCCCTGCTCGTGAGAACCAATTCAACGTATGGGAGTCAGTTTTATCGGCAGCTGACCCAGCTTACGATATTACAAGTTCACCCTTTGTTGGTGACGGATGAGACGCTGCAGGCCATTGGCGAAACGTGTGTACAGCTGGAGCGCCTGTCGCTCTCGTATCTGCGCATGATAAACCCGGCATCCTTCCATCACCTCTCCAACCTAACAAATCTTCGACATTTGGCAATCAAGGACAGCAACAAAATGTTATCGTTCGCTGACTTTCGCATGCCACTTCTGGAAAGGCTTGAGTTGGGAGACGCCACACAAATTGATTGGCCATCGTTGGCACAACTTGCATCGATAGAATGTCTCCTGATTAGATGTGATTCCTCACAGCTGAACGGGCTGTGTGATCTGCTTGCTGAACGCATGCGCCGGCTACACACGCTATGGCTCAAGTGTTACTCCTATTCAGATCGGCCGCGTTATCGAGAGCTAGCTGCTGCACTTCCCAAACTGCCTGCGCTGGAAACGCTCGTGCTAGAAACTTCTCTATATTCgaactgttttatttttctcaaaACGATCGAACCGATGCTTCGACTGACTCGACTAATTATATGCTCTTTTCCTTCTCGGCGGCATGACATTGGCCAACAGGTTACAAAACTGTTACCCAACGTTCCGAATATCGAAATTCGTGACTTACATGATGTGTACGAAATAAGAAAAAGTTTGAAATTTGTAACGATGGATTGGAGCTAA
- the LOC121599624 gene encoding inosine-uridine preferring nucleoside hydrolase-like: MAAPRKVIIDLDVGTDDAWALWMLLQCEKTYGYEVIAITCVNGNTGVDNVVENTLTVLSAMGRTEVPVYRGAHEPLVHPRGTKYDGNFHGKNGLGDIDFGIEVNRTPLQEDHAVTAIQRLLNAHKGNIDLIFIGPLTNLALAMKLRPGLLKQASHLYIMGGNRHGVGNITWSAEFNFHTDPEAAHIVLQSDCCPISIVPWETCQRHAVPLAWRMEELGADETKPMLRILNAVERKVYGQRPNWMPCDAYLVAAFIQPDCVLKAHSYTVDVELHGALTRGQMVLDHRGAGAGHVRIIDDIDESKFKELCWKTVA; encoded by the coding sequence ATGGCCGCACCAAGGAAGGTAATTATCGATCTGGATGTTGGTACGGACGACGCATGGGCCCTGTGGATGCTGCTGCAGTGTGAGAAGACGTACGGGTACGAGGTGATCGCCATCACGTGCGTGAACGGCAATACGGGCGTGGACAATGTGGTGGAAAACACGCTCACCGTGCTGTCCGCGATGGGCCGTACGGAAGTGCCCGTGTACCGGGGTGCCCACGAACCGCTGGTTCATCCGCGGGGAACGAAATACGACGGCAACTTCCACGGCAAGAATGGGCTCGGTGATATCGACTTCGGGATCGAGGTGAACCGCACTCCCCTGCAAGAGGACCACGCGGTCACTGCCATCCAGCGTCTGCTGAACGCGCACAAAGGAAACATCGATTTGATCTTTATCGGTCCGCTGACGAATTTGGCACTAGCCATGAAGCTACGGCCGGGGCTGCTGAAGCAGGCGAGCCATCTCTACATCATGGGCGGCAACCGGCACGGAGTCGGCAATATCACGTGGTCGGCCGAGTTCAACTTCCACACCGATCCGGAGGCGGCCCATATAGTGCTGCAGAGCGATTGCTGCCCGATCTCGATCGTACCGTGGGAGACGTGCCAGCGGCACGCCGTTCCGCTGGCCTGGCGCATGGAGGAGCTGGGTGCGGATGAAACCAAACCGATGCTGCGGATACTGAACGCTGTGGAGCGCAAAGTGTACGGCCAGCGGCCAAACTGGATGCCGTGCGATGCGTACCTGGTGGCGGCGTTCATTCAACCGGACTGTGTGCTGAAGGCCCACAGCTATACGGTGGACGTGGAGCTGCACGGTGCGCTTACCCGCGGTCAGATGGTGCTGGATCATCGCGGTGCGGGCGCTGGACACGTGCGCATCATCGATGATATTGATGAGAGCAAGTTTAAGGAGCTGTGCTGGAAGACGGTCGCCTGA
- the LOC121599625 gene encoding ADP-ribosylation factor-like protein 1: MGGLFSYFRGLLGSREMRILILGLDGAGKTTILYRLQVGEVVTTIPTIGFNVEQVTYKNLKFQVWDLGGQTSIRPYWRCYYSNTDAIIYVVDSADKDRIGISKDELLYMLREDELAGAILVVLANKQDMEGCMSVAEVHQALGLEALKNRTFQIFKTSATKGEGLDQAMDWLSNALQARK, from the exons ATGG GCGGACTGTTCAGCTACTTCCGGGGGTTGCTGGGGAGCCGGGAGATGCGGATACTGATACTCGGGCTGGACGGCGCCGGCAAGACGACGATACTGTACCGGCTGCAGGTGGGCGAGGTGGTGACCACAATACCGACGATCGGCTTCAACGTGGAGCAGGTGACGTACAAAAACCTTAAATTCCAAGTGTGGGACCTCGGCGGACAGACCAGCATACG aCCCTATTGGCGTTGTTATTACAGCAACACAGACGCCATCATCTATGTGGTGGATTCCGCCGATAAGGATAGGATAGGCATATCAAAAGATGAGCTACTCTACATGTTAAGG GAAGACGAACTTGCCGGAGCAATACTGGTCGTGCTGGCCAACAAGCAGGACATGGAGGGGTGCATGAGCGTGGCGGAGGTGCACCAAGCGCTCGGGCTGGAAGCGCTGAAAAACCGAACGTtccaaatattcaaaacatccGCCACCAAAGGGGAAGGCCTCGACCAGGCGATGGACTGGCTGTCGAACGCGTTACAGGCGCGGAAATAG
- the LOC121599618 gene encoding DNA polymerase delta catalytic subunit translates to MNTKRKPFTKPNEAASSSGPKKFRGGDDEEEEFESYFEAELANLDDDADTARIGLGPESENTCAKWSRPAPAPLDPAKDALVFQQIDIDNYIGQPMAGMPGAQVGPVPVMRMFGVTMEGNSVCAHVHGFLPYLYVAAPRGFSKAHLQEFRAALDKAVLHDMRTNKDNVQEAVLEVELVERQSIMGYNGEDLFTFIRVTVALPKLLAAVKRLLEREQLMPSMDFQDCRVYESNIDFDIRFMVDTGVVGCSWIELPAGSWTARRKGVQPGPETRCQLEVDVAFNAFVAHDPEGEWAKVAPFRILSFDIECAGRKGIFPEPQHDPVIQIANMVIRQGEQEPFLRNVFTLNTCAPIVGAQVLSHKTEQELLDRWACFVRELDPDILTGYNINNFDVPYLLNRANHLKVRNFEYLGRVTNIRSVIKDTVIQSKQMGRRENKFVNFEGRVPFDLLFVLLRDYKLRSYTLNAVSYHFLQEQKEDVHHSIITDLQHESEQTRRRLAMYCLKDAYLPLRLLNKLMCIVNYMEMARVTGVPLACLLTRGQQIKVMSQLLRKSRVAGYLIPSYQSSGSEEQYEGATVIEPKRGYYANPISTLDFASLYPSIMMAHNLCYTTLVQPNMKDKLGLSPDQLTHTPANNVFVKASVRKGILPEILESLLAARKRAKADLKVETDPFKRSVLDGRQLALKISANSVYGFTGAQVGKLPCLEISGSVTAYGRTMIEQTKQEVEQRYTVEHGYENDAVVIYGDTDSVMVNFGVKTLERSMELGKEAADYVSAKFVKPIKLEFEKVYYPYLLINKKRYAGLYFTRPDRYDKMDCKGIETVRRDNSPLVANLMNSCLQKLLIERNPDGAIEYAKQTIADLLCNRIDISQLVITKELAKSDYAAKQAHVELANKMKKRDPGNAPKLGDRVPYVLIAAAKNTPAYMKAEDPIYVLENCVPIDANYYLENQLSKPLLRIFEPILGEKAESILLRGDHTRTRAVVTSKVGALAAFTKKRDACLGCKALLAVGQEGKALCPHCTPNEASLYQGELAAQRTLEERFCRLWTECQRCQGSLHEEVICTSRDCPIFYMRTKIKMELETQEKRVARFGVPAW, encoded by the exons ATGAACACCAAACGCAAACCATTCACCAAACCCAACGAAGCGGCATCGTCCAGTGGGCCGAAAAAGTTCCG CGGTGGCGATGACGAGGAGGAAGAGTTCGAAAGCTACTTCGAGGCCGAGCTGGCCAACCTGGACGACGATGCCGACACGGCACGCATCGGGCTGGGGCCGGAGAGCGAAAATACCTGCGCGAAGTGGAGCCGCCCGGCACCGGCCCCGCTCGATCCGGCCAAGGATGCGCTCGTGTTCCAGCAGATCGACATCGACAACTACATCGGCCAGCCGATGGCCGGTATGCCCGGGGCACAGGTCGGTCCCGTGCCGGTGATGCGCATGTTCGGCGTAACGATGGAGGGCAACTCGGTGTGCGCGCACGTGCACGGCTTCCTGCCCTACCTGTACGTGGCGGCGCCGCGCGGCTTCAGCAAGGCCCACCTGCAGGAGTTCCGGGCCGCACTGGACAAGGCCGTCCTGCACGACATGCGCACGAACAAGGACAACGTGCAGGAGGCGGTGCTGGAGGTGGAGCTGGTCGAGCGGCAATCGATCATGGGCTACAACGGGGAGGATCTGTTCACGTTCATCCGCGTGACGGTGGCGCTGCCGAAACTGCTGGCCGCCGTCAAGCGGCTGCTGGAGCGCGAGCAGCTGATGCCGTCGATGGACTTCCAGGACTGCCGGGTGTACGAGAGCAACATCGACTTCGACATCCGGTTCATGGTGGACACGGGGGTGGTCGGATGCAGCTGGATCGAGCTGCCGGCGGGCAGCTGGACCGCACGGCGCAAGGGCGTCCAGCCCGGGCCGGAAACGCGCTGCCAGCTCGAGGTGGACGTCGCGTTCAACGCGTTCGTCGCGCACGATCCCGAGGGCGAGTGGGCCAAGGTGGCCCCGTTCCGCATCCTCAGCTTCGACATTGAGTGTGCGGGGCGGAAGGGCATCTTTCCCGAGCCGCAGCACGATCCGGTCATACAGATCGCGAACATGGTGATCCGGCAGGGCGAACAGGAACCGTTCCTGCGCAACGTGTTCACGCTGAACACGTGCGCCCCGATCGTGGGGGCGCAGGTTCTGAGCCACAAGACGGAGCAGGAGCTGCTGGACCGGTGGGCGTGCTTTGTGCGCGAGCTCGACCCGGACATACTGACCGGGTACAACATCAACAACTTCGACGTGCCGTACCTGCTGAACCGCGCGAACCATCTGAAGGTGCGCAACTTTGAGTACCTGGGGCGCGTCACCAACATCCGGTCGGTGATCAAGGACACGGTGATACAGTCGAAGCAGATGGGGCGGCGGGAGAACAAGTTCGTGAACTTCGAGGGTCGCGTACCGTTCGATCTGCTGTTTGTGCTGCTGCGCGACTACAAGCTGCGCTCGTACACGCTGAACGCGGTCAGCTACCACTTCCTGCAGGAGCAGAAGGAGGACGTGCATCACAGCATCATTACGGATCTGCAGCACGAGAGCGAGCAGACGCGGCGCCGGCTCGCGATGTACTGTCTGAAGGATGCGTACCTGCCGCTGCGCCTGCTGAACAAGCTGATGTGCATCGTGAACTACATGGAGATGGCGCGCGTGACGGGCGTACCGCTGGCCTGTCTGCTGACGCGCGGCCAGCAGATCAAGGTGATGAGCCAGCTGCTGCGCAAGTCGCGGGTCGCCGGCTACCTGATCCCGTCCTACCAGAGCTCCGGCTCGGAGGAGCAGTACGAGGGCGCGACCGTGATCGAGCCGAAGCGCGGCTACTACGCCAATCCCATCTCGACGCTTGACTTTGCCTCGCTGTACCCGAGCATCATGATGGCGCACAACCTCTGCTACACCACGCTGGTGCAGCCGAACATGAAGGACAAGCTGGGCCTGAGCCCGGACCAGCTAACGCACACGCCCGCCAACAACGTGTTCGTGAAGGCGTCGGTCCGGAAAGGCATCCTGCCGGAAATTCTCGAATCTCTGCTGGCGGCTCGCAAGCGCGCCAAAGCCGACCTGAAGGTGGAGACGGACCCGTTCAAGCGGAGCGTGCTGGACGGTCGCCAGCTGGCGCTGAAAATCTCCGCCAACTCCGTGTACGGCTTCACCGGCGCGCAGGTCGGCAAGCTGCCCTGCCTGGAAATTTCCGGCTCCGTCACGGCGTACGGTCGCACGATGATCGAGCAGACGAAGCAGGAGGTCGAGCAGCGGTACACGGTGGAGCACGGGTACGAGAACGATGCGGTCGTCATCTACGGCGACACCGACTCGGTGATGGTGAACTTTGGCGTGAAGACGCTCGAGCGCAGCATGGAGCTCGGCAAGGAGGCGGCCGACTACGTGAGCGCCAAGTTCGTCAAGCCGATCAAGCTCGAGTTCGAGAAGGTGTACTATCCGTACCTGCTGATCAACAAGAAGCGGTACGCCGGCCTGTACTTTACCCGCCCCGACCGGTACGACAAGATGGACTGCAAGGGCATCGAGACGGTGCGGCGCGACAACTCGCCGCTGGTGGCGAACCTGATGAACAGCTGCCTGCAGAAGCTGCTGATCGAGCGCAACCCGGACGGGGCGATCGAGTACGCGAAGCAAACGATCGCCGACCTGCTGTGCAACCGGATCGACATCTCGCAGCTGGTCATCACGAAGGAGCTGGCGAAGAGCGACTACGCCGCCAAGCAGGCGCACGTCGAGCTGGCGAACAAGATGAAGAAGCGCGACCCGGGCAACGCGCCCAAGCTGGGCGACCGGGTGCCGTACGTGCTGATAGCGGCGGCGAAAAACACGCCCGCCTACATGAAGGCGGAGGATCCGATCTACGTGCTGGAGAACTGTGTGCCGATCGACGCGAACTACTATCTCGAGAATCAGCTGTCGAAACCGCTGCTGCGCATTTTCGAGCCGATACTGGGCGAGAAGGCGGAATCGATCCTGCTGCGGGGCGATCACACGCGAACGCGAGCGGTGGTCACGTCGAAGGTGGGTGCGCTGGCGGCGTTTACGAAGAAGCGTGACGCTTGCCTGGGCTGCAAGGCACTGCTGGCCGTTGGGCAGGAGGGGAAGGCGCTGTGCCCGCACTGCACACCGAACGAGGCGTCGCTGTATCAGGGCGAGCTGGCGGCCCAGCGTACGCTCGAGGAACGGTTCTGTCGGCTGTGGACGGAGTGCCAGCGGTGCCAGGGGTCGCTGCACGAGGAGGTCATCTGTACGAGCCGCGACTGTCCGATCTTTTACATGCGCACCAAGATCAAGATGGAGCTGGAGACGCAGGAGAAGCGGGTGGCCCGGTTCGGTGTACCGGCCTGGTAA
- the LOC121599621 gene encoding palmitoyltransferase Hip14 has product MYQSACTAAAAGGCSEPERHDRDGLITHETAVAPVEHDYSGFDIVKATQYGAIARVKELIEAGWDVNQPDSETVTLLHWAAINNRKDIIKYFLDKGAIVDAVGGELNATPLHWATRQGHLGAVVLLLAAGADPSLRDAEGCSCIHLAAQFGHTALVAYFIARGVNPDLQDRGGMTALMWAAWKISALDPVRLLLTLGANPSLADHTHGNTALHWAILARNATAISTLVLKGKANMEVPNLRGDTPLTMLQPHLGSIWIGTKVSDRIREATQQSHRRNPLVRMTLDKRFRWWSMIATPFLVFYLVGLVFCADTQIIIKIFLLACLYSVAYTIGQHLFDENLMALLPLSVYMATKLWFYVTWLTYIAPTVSFLASLAFLACSAGLWVCFLKSWRGNPGVIQPTQEQRFRTIIELSERGASGFEPSAFCSACLVRRPVRSKHCSVCDRCVARFDHHCPWVGNCIGAKNHKYFMGFLWMLLIMCGWMLYGGSNFYVQTCSINMDEGLWSALQAIGSCNPWVGWVMGNALLHMSWVTVLTICQSYQVVCLGMTTNERLNRGRYRHFQAKGGKSPFNRGPVKNLFDFLECSCFGLVQPQRTDWMQFFEFDKHVEHEPLLRPDNFQYV; this is encoded by the exons ATGTACCAAAGCGCTTGCACTGCGGCGGCCGCCGGCGGTTGCTCCGAGCCGGAGCGCCATGACCGGGACGGGCTGATCACGCACGAGACGGCCGTCGCCCCGGTCGAGCACGATTACAGCGGGTTCGATATCGTGAAGGCCACCCAGTACGGGGCGATAGCGCGCGTGAAGGAGCTGATCGAGGCGGGCTGGGACGTGAACCAGCCGGATAGCGAAACGGTCACGCTGCTGCACTGGGCCGCCATCAACAATCGCAAGGACATCATCAAGTACTTTCTCGACAAGGGTGCGATAGTGGATGCGGTGGGCGGCGAGCTGAACGCGACCCCGCTGCACTGGGCCACTCGGCAGGGCCATCTGGgggcggtggtgctgctgctggcggccGGTGCCGACCCCAGCCTGCGCGATGCGGAGGGCTGCTCCTGCATCCATCTGGCGGCACAGTTCGGCCACACGGCGCTGGTAGCGTACTTCATAGCGCGGGGCGTCAATCCGGACCTGCAGGACCGGGGCGGCATGACGGCGCTGATGTGGGCGGCGTGGAAGATATCCGCCCTCGATCCGGTCCGGTTGCTGCTGACGCTCGGCGCCAATCCGAGCCTGGCGGACCATACGCACGGTAATACGGCGCTGCACTGGGCGATACTGGCGCGCAACGCGACCGCCATCAGCACGCTGGTGCTGAAGGGCAAGGCGAACATGGAGGTGCCGAACCTGCGCGGCGACACGCCGCTCACGATGCTGCAGCCACACCTGGGCTCGATCTGGATCGGCACGAAGGTGTCGGACCGGATCCGGGAGGCCACGCAGCAGTCGCACCGGCGCAACCCGCTCGTCCGCATGACGCTCGACAAGCGGTTCCGCTGGTGGAGCATGATCGCGACGCCCTTCCTCGTCTTCTACCTGGTCGGGCTGGTGTTCTGTGCCGACACGCAGATCATCATCAAAATATTCCTGCTCGCCTGCCTGTACAGCGTGGCGTACACGATCGGGCAGCACCTGTTCGACGAGAACCTGATGGCGCTGCTGCCGCTGAGCGTCTACATGGCGACGAAGCTGTGGTTCTACGTCACCTGGCTGACGTACATTGCGCCGACGGTTTCGTTTCTCGCCTCGCTGGCGTTCCTCGCGTGCAGTGCGGGGCTGTGGGTGTGCTTTCTCAAGTCGTGGCGCGGCAACCCGGGCGTCATCCAGCCGACGCAAGAGCAGCGGTTTAGG acCATCATTGAACTTTCCGAGCGTGGTGCAAGCGGATTTGAACCGTCGGCTTTCTGCTCCGCCTGTCTGGTCCGGCGGCCGGTACGCTCGAAGCACTGCTCGGTGTGCGATCGGTGCGTCGCCCGGTTCGATCACCACTGCCCGTGGGTGGGCAACTGTATCG GTGCGAAAAATCACAAATACTTTATGGGATTCCTGTGGATGCTGCTGATCATGTGCGGCTGGATGCTGTACGGTGGCTCCAATTTCTACGTGCAAACGTGCTCGATTAATATGGATGAGG GTTTATGGTCAGCACTGCAAGCGATCGGTTCCTGCAATCCGTGGGTCGGCTGGGTGATGGGCAACGCGCTGCTGCACATGTCCTGGGTGACCGTGCTGACCATCTGCCAGAGCTACCAGGTCGTCTGTCTGGGCATGACGACGAACGAACGGCTGAACCGGGGCCGCTACCGCCACTTCCAGGCCAAGGGCGGCAAGAGCCCGTTCAACCGTGGGCCGGTGAAAAATCTGTTCGACTTTCTCGAGTGCAGCTGCTTCGGGCTGGTGCAGCCGCAGCGCACCGACTGGATGCAGTTCTTCGAGTTCGACAAGCACGTCGAGCACGAGCCACTGCTGCGGCCCGACAACTTTCAGTACGTCTGA
- the LOC121599626 gene encoding transmembrane protein 14 homolog, whose translation MPADILGFAYAATVAAGGIVGYAKAGSVPSLAAGLTFGALLGYGALLSSNEPPRPLLQIGTALVLAGMMGSRWARSGKFMPPGLICVLSCAMLARGLIYHNRYLPMIGAKQE comes from the exons ATGCCGGCCGATATTCTTGGATTCGCTTACGCAGCAACCGTGGCCGCCGGTGGCATTGTCGGATACGCGAAAGCAG GTTCCGTCCCCTCGCTGGCAGCCGGTCTTACCTTCGGCGCACTGCTCGGGTACGGTGCGCTGCTGTCGTCGAACGAGCCGCCCCGGCCCCTGCTGCAGATCGGTACGGCCCTGGTGCTGGCCGGTATGATGGGGTCGCGGTGGGCCCGCTCGGGCAAGTTCATGCCGCCGGGACTGATCTGCGTGCTGTCTTGCGCAATGCTTGCCCGCGGTCTTATCTACCACAACCGCTATCTGCCGATGATTGGCGCCAAGCAAGAGTAG